The following coding sequences are from one Panicum hallii strain FIL2 chromosome 5, PHallii_v3.1, whole genome shotgun sequence window:
- the LOC112894165 gene encoding mevalonate kinase isoform X1, with protein MEVRARAPGKIILAGEHAVVHGSAAVAAAIDLYTTSSLRLLPAGEDGGAGAVELDLRDSGLTFSWPCSRVRTALGEVGGKAGAPTPCSPDELAAVAKLLEGQEIPEAKIWLSAGLSAFLFLYTSILGCRPGKAVVTSDLPIGAGLGSSAAFCVSMSGALLTAAGAVGVAGGSGDEEWELFGKDDLELVNQWAFQGEKIIHGKPSGIDNSVSTFGSMIKFKKGELTNLKSRNPVKMLITDTRVGRNTKALLAGVSERASRHPDAMASVFNAVNSISEELSSIVELAAEDEKAITSREDKLAELMEMNQGLLQCMGVSHSSIETVLRTTLKYSLVSKLTGAGGGGCVLTLIPTLSAHTVLEKVATELESHGFRCFKVEVGGRGLQVCRA; from the exons ATGGAGGTacgcgcccgcgcgcccggCAAGATCATCCTCGCGGGCGAGCACGCCGTCGTACACggctccgccgccgtcgccgccgccatcgacctCTACACCACCTCTTccctccgcctcctccccgCAG GAGAGGAtggcggcgcaggcgcggtGGAGCTGGACCTCAGGGACTCGGGCCTCACCTTCTCTTGGCCGTGCTCGCGCGTCCGCACGGCGCTGGGGGAGGTGggcggcaaggcgggggcgCCGACGCCGTGCTCCCCCGATGAGCTGGCCGCCGTTGCCAAGCTCTTGGAGGGCCAAGAGATCCCCGAGGCCAAGATCTGGCTCTCGGCCGGCCTCTCCGCCTTCCTTTTCCTCTACACCTCCATTTTGGG CTGCAGGCCTGGGAAGGCGGTGGTGACCTCGGACCTGCCCATAGGTGCGGGGCTTGGCTCGTCCGCAGCGTTCTGCGTGTCCATGTCCGGTGCTCTATTGACCGCTGCTGGCGCAGTTGGCGTTGCAGGAGGCAGCGGTGATGAGGAGTGGGAGTTGTTTGGGAAGGATGATCTTGAGCTCGTCAACCAGTGGGCGTTCCAAGGGGAGAAGATCATCCATGGCAAGCCTTCTGGCATCGACAATTCTGTCAGCACTTTCG GAAGCATGATCAAATTCAAGAAGGGGGAATTGACAAACCTCAAGTCCAGGAACCCAGTCAAAATGCTCATTACCGATACAAGAGTTGGTAGGAACACAAAGGCCCTGCTTGCTGGTGTATCTGAAAGAGCATCTAGGCATCCAGATGCTATGGCCTCTGTCTTCAATGCAGTGAACTCTATCAGTGAAGAGCTTTCAAGCATTGTTGAATTAGCAGCCGAGGATGAAAAAGCCATCACCTCAAGGGAGGACAAGCTAGCAGAGCTTATGGAGATGAATCAAGGTTTGCTTCAGTGCATGGGGGTCAGCCATTCTTCTATAGAAACAGTGTTGCGAACCACTCTGAAATATAGCCTGGTCTCAAAGCTAACTGGAGCTGGTggtggaggatgtgtgttgactctAATACCGACGC TATCGGCCCACACAGTTTTGGAGAAAGTCGCCACAGAGCTTGAATCTCATGGTTTTCGCTGCTTTAAAGTTGAGGTTGGTGGACGAGGTCTCCAAGTATGCCGAGCATAA
- the LOC112894165 gene encoding mevalonate kinase isoform X2 yields the protein MEVRARAPGKIILAGEHAVVHGSAAVAAAIDLYTTSSLRLLPAGEDGGAGAVELDLRDSGLTFSWPCSRVRTALGEVGGKAGAPTPCSPDELAAVAKLLEGQEIPEAKIWLSAGLSAFLFLYTSILGCRPGKAVVTSDLPIGGSGDEEWELFGKDDLELVNQWAFQGEKIIHGKPSGIDNSVSTFGSMIKFKKGELTNLKSRNPVKMLITDTRVGRNTKALLAGVSERASRHPDAMASVFNAVNSISEELSSIVELAAEDEKAITSREDKLAELMEMNQGLLQCMGVSHSSIETVLRTTLKYSLVSKLTGAGGGGCVLTLIPTLSAHTVLEKVATELESHGFRCFKVEVGGRGLQVCRA from the exons ATGGAGGTacgcgcccgcgcgcccggCAAGATCATCCTCGCGGGCGAGCACGCCGTCGTACACggctccgccgccgtcgccgccgccatcgacctCTACACCACCTCTTccctccgcctcctccccgCAG GAGAGGAtggcggcgcaggcgcggtGGAGCTGGACCTCAGGGACTCGGGCCTCACCTTCTCTTGGCCGTGCTCGCGCGTCCGCACGGCGCTGGGGGAGGTGggcggcaaggcgggggcgCCGACGCCGTGCTCCCCCGATGAGCTGGCCGCCGTTGCCAAGCTCTTGGAGGGCCAAGAGATCCCCGAGGCCAAGATCTGGCTCTCGGCCGGCCTCTCCGCCTTCCTTTTCCTCTACACCTCCATTTTGGG CTGCAGGCCTGGGAAGGCGGTGGTGACCTCGGACCTGCCCATAG GAGGCAGCGGTGATGAGGAGTGGGAGTTGTTTGGGAAGGATGATCTTGAGCTCGTCAACCAGTGGGCGTTCCAAGGGGAGAAGATCATCCATGGCAAGCCTTCTGGCATCGACAATTCTGTCAGCACTTTCG GAAGCATGATCAAATTCAAGAAGGGGGAATTGACAAACCTCAAGTCCAGGAACCCAGTCAAAATGCTCATTACCGATACAAGAGTTGGTAGGAACACAAAGGCCCTGCTTGCTGGTGTATCTGAAAGAGCATCTAGGCATCCAGATGCTATGGCCTCTGTCTTCAATGCAGTGAACTCTATCAGTGAAGAGCTTTCAAGCATTGTTGAATTAGCAGCCGAGGATGAAAAAGCCATCACCTCAAGGGAGGACAAGCTAGCAGAGCTTATGGAGATGAATCAAGGTTTGCTTCAGTGCATGGGGGTCAGCCATTCTTCTATAGAAACAGTGTTGCGAACCACTCTGAAATATAGCCTGGTCTCAAAGCTAACTGGAGCTGGTggtggaggatgtgtgttgactctAATACCGACGC TATCGGCCCACACAGTTTTGGAGAAAGTCGCCACAGAGCTTGAATCTCATGGTTTTCGCTGCTTTAAAGTTGAGGTTGGTGGACGAGGTCTCCAAGTATGCCGAGCATAA